One window from the genome of Acinetobacter sp. ANC 7912 encodes:
- a CDS encoding L,D-transpeptidase, whose amino-acid sequence MFVRTMLAMSLSCIFAGTAFAASATEQPLNPQKVVTDVAVQDPIDPLATEASAAKSGDAKITAQEQRELNQSSETLDDLQEAEDTDAAIGAAPTVSSKTIATTANKASWTLEGLNNAEWYENIGKGQFPVYARAHVMLNNAHASPGAIDGTSGKNTLKAIASFQQMNGIKPTGELTKETWDKLVALQGNKPAFIEYTITEEDLKVPLAKSIPGDYALQAKMPGLYYTSRTEMFGEKFHMDEAFLKQLNPGANFNKAGQKIIVTNVRNNLSEDIHLIVAHKGAKQLYLFNSKNQMVGSFPATIGGTDTPSPTGTHKVVGVARNPHYSYSPSNFVQGKNLKPLTLPPGPNGPVGNIWIALSKKSFGIHGTPNPSMISKSYSHGCIRLTNWDANDLGRKVKAGATVRFVE is encoded by the coding sequence ATGTTCGTTCGCACAATGCTCGCCATGAGTTTAAGTTGCATCTTTGCAGGTACTGCTTTCGCTGCTTCTGCTACTGAACAGCCACTAAATCCCCAAAAAGTAGTGACCGATGTTGCGGTTCAAGATCCAATTGATCCGCTTGCTACAGAAGCATCAGCAGCCAAGTCTGGAGATGCGAAAATTACGGCTCAGGAGCAGCGCGAGCTGAATCAGTCTTCTGAGACCTTAGATGACCTGCAGGAAGCAGAAGATACTGACGCTGCTATTGGTGCTGCACCAACTGTATCATCAAAAACTATTGCAACGACTGCGAATAAAGCGTCATGGACGCTGGAAGGCCTGAACAATGCCGAATGGTATGAAAATATTGGTAAAGGCCAATTCCCTGTCTATGCACGTGCGCATGTAATGCTGAACAATGCCCATGCTTCACCAGGTGCGATTGACGGGACTAGCGGTAAAAATACCCTGAAAGCGATTGCTTCATTCCAGCAAATGAATGGCATCAAGCCAACAGGTGAACTGACCAAAGAAACTTGGGATAAGCTGGTGGCCCTGCAAGGCAATAAACCAGCGTTTATTGAATACACTATTACCGAGGAAGACCTGAAAGTTCCTCTGGCAAAATCAATTCCAGGCGACTACGCTCTGCAAGCGAAAATGCCAGGCTTGTACTACACCAGCCGCACCGAAATGTTTGGTGAAAAATTCCATATGGATGAAGCGTTCCTGAAACAGTTGAATCCAGGTGCGAACTTCAACAAAGCAGGTCAAAAGATTATCGTGACCAATGTGCGTAACAACCTGTCTGAAGACATTCACCTGATTGTGGCACACAAAGGTGCAAAACAGCTGTATCTGTTTAACAGTAAAAATCAGATGGTCGGTTCTTTCCCGGCAACCATTGGTGGTACCGATACCCCATCACCAACGGGTACTCATAAAGTGGTCGGTGTAGCACGTAATCCTCATTACAGCTACTCACCTTCTAACTTTGTACAAGGTAAAAACCTGAAACCACTGACTTTACCACCTGGTCCAAATGGTCCTGTAGGGAATATCTGGATTGCACTCAGTAAAAAATCATTTGGTATTCACGGTACACCAAATCCATCAATGATTTCTAAATCATACTCACATGGCTGTATCCGTCTGACCAACTGGGATGCAAATGACTTGGGTCGTAAAGTGAAAGCAGGTGCTACCGTTCGCTTTGTCGAATAA
- a CDS encoding IS30-like element IS18 family transposase encodes MKKYTQLSQDERYEIYATLKSKSSIANLARELGRSRSTIYRELKRNTGQRGYRAQQAAKFASQRRYRPSSSMTAFAFAYIDYLIGLDWSPEQISGALTQRGWLDVPSHEWIYQYIYQDKSKGGKLHLHLRHQKKYRKRGYKNTDRRGQIIDKTSIHCRDQVIDQRQRLGDFEGDTVIGKHHKGALLTLVDRKSLYVHIVHLGSTRASSQTITCALDRLRMSHAYSVTFDNGKEFSEHKRITDAGIETYFADPYKSIQRARNENTNGLIRQYLPKSSSFDDVSNEQIEQIEFALNHRPRKTLGWYTPSEVMAGFYTVALAA; translated from the coding sequence ATGAAGAAATACACCCAACTTTCTCAAGATGAAAGATACGAAATTTATGCTACTTTGAAAAGTAAAAGCTCAATCGCTAACCTTGCTCGGGAGTTAGGGCGTTCACGATCAACCATCTACCGTGAATTAAAAAGAAATACTGGGCAACGTGGATATAGGGCTCAACAGGCAGCTAAATTTGCAAGTCAAAGACGGTACCGTCCTTCCTCATCAATGACAGCATTTGCCTTCGCCTATATTGATTATTTAATTGGCTTGGACTGGTCACCAGAACAAATTTCAGGTGCTTTAACACAACGCGGTTGGCTGGATGTACCTTCACATGAGTGGATTTACCAGTACATTTATCAAGATAAATCAAAAGGCGGTAAACTCCATCTACACTTAAGGCATCAGAAGAAATATCGAAAACGAGGTTACAAAAACACGGATCGTAGGGGGCAAATCATTGATAAAACAAGTATTCACTGTCGAGACCAGGTCATTGATCAACGACAACGTTTAGGAGATTTCGAAGGTGACACGGTGATTGGTAAACATCATAAAGGTGCTTTATTAACCCTTGTTGATCGAAAGAGCCTGTATGTACATATTGTTCATTTAGGATCAACGAGAGCATCCTCTCAAACGATTACTTGTGCGTTAGATCGTTTACGAATGAGCCATGCTTATAGTGTGACATTTGATAATGGTAAAGAATTTTCCGAACACAAAAGAATTACTGATGCCGGGATAGAGACGTATTTTGCTGATCCTTACAAGTCTATTCAGCGAGCTAGAAATGAAAATACGAATGGTTTAATCCGTCAATATCTGCCAAAATCATCATCGTTTGATGACGTGTCAAACGAACAAATAGAGCAGATAGAATTTGCACTCAACCATCGTCCTAGAAAAACGCTAGGTTGGTATACACCGAGTGAAGTTATGGCTGGTTTTTATACTGTTGCACTTGCCGCTTGA
- a CDS encoding pirin family protein, whose product MDAFLHKSENRGHVKMGWLESRHSFSFGNWYNPNYRGVSALRVINDDLIDAHQGFGQHPHDNMEILTCVLKGTITHQDSMGNHGGISAGEWQLMSAGAGVRHSEMNQGDEQVHLLQIWIIPNERDAEPNYQQIRLDPREQPNQWHLICGPNTNAPMHIRQNAEVKTAVIEQGRALPIKATQYINYVHVIEGSVQIGEYTLNAGDALAFLEEVEIKALENAQLIWFDLPEVKHQDS is encoded by the coding sequence ATGGATGCTTTCCTGCATAAAAGTGAAAACCGTGGTCATGTCAAAATGGGCTGGCTGGAATCACGCCACAGCTTTTCCTTTGGCAACTGGTATAACCCCAATTATAGGGGCGTCAGTGCCTTACGCGTAATCAATGATGACCTGATTGACGCACATCAGGGCTTTGGTCAACATCCGCATGACAATATGGAAATCCTGACCTGCGTGCTAAAAGGTACCATTACCCATCAGGACAGCATGGGCAACCATGGTGGCATTTCTGCTGGTGAATGGCAACTGATGAGTGCGGGTGCTGGTGTTCGTCATAGTGAAATGAATCAGGGTGATGAACAGGTACATTTACTGCAAATCTGGATTATTCCGAATGAACGAGATGCCGAGCCAAACTACCAACAGATTCGTCTTGATCCACGCGAACAGCCTAATCAGTGGCATCTGATTTGTGGGCCAAATACCAATGCACCGATGCATATTCGTCAGAATGCTGAAGTCAAAACCGCAGTGATTGAACAAGGTCGTGCCCTGCCAATCAAAGCTACCCAATACATTAACTATGTACATGTAATTGAAGGTAGTGTGCAGATTGGTGAATATACCTTAAATGCCGGTGACGCCTTAGCATTCCTTGAAGAGGTTGAAATAAAAGCTTTGGAAAATGCACAACTGATCTGGTTTGATCTACCAGAAGTCAAACACCAAGATTCTTAA
- a CDS encoding DUF3015 family protein → MLKKIALAAVLAVGSTAAFADRDTGCGIGTQVWAGQSGKLPKILAATTNGIFANQLFGITFGTLGCSGTGTITAKVVTFTNENAEALARDMAVGEGESLNVLAELLNIKSEDKARFFSVSKNNFSQIYAAENETSLDVLASLQQVMANDDVLKAYV, encoded by the coding sequence GTGTTAAAAAAAATTGCTTTGGCTGCAGTATTGGCAGTCGGTTCAACAGCTGCTTTTGCTGACCGTGACACAGGTTGTGGTATTGGTACTCAGGTATGGGCAGGCCAATCAGGTAAATTGCCAAAAATCCTGGCAGCAACAACGAATGGTATCTTCGCTAACCAGTTATTCGGTATTACCTTTGGTACTTTAGGCTGTAGCGGTACCGGTACAATTACTGCAAAAGTGGTAACTTTTACCAATGAAAATGCTGAAGCGCTGGCACGTGATATGGCAGTCGGTGAAGGTGAAAGCCTGAATGTACTGGCTGAATTGCTGAATATCAAATCTGAAGATAAGGCACGTTTCTTTAGCGTATCTAAAAATAACTTCTCTCAAATCTATGCAGCAGAAAATGAAACTTCTCTAGACGTTTTGGCATCTCTGCAACAAGTGATGGCAAATGACGACGTGCTGAAAGCTTACGTTTAA
- a CDS encoding class I SAM-dependent methyltransferase yields MNQILDIQTSQQQALLYLLTFLKQHNYQFTTITPLSHQRILNRKRHQASQEMTLRDIFGWNLPFQKTDLDSELFAILDQHFLLQKQGEHYSSLVRVSSLEDDLFIHSAFPTVEQDAVFFGPDTYRFAYHLKQYLASQSRPFKRAVELCCGTSAAAVAIAKKFPNYNELIVADLNPKALNYSQMNINFAGLKNIYPVQSNLFSNIEGKFDLIFVNPPYLIDPQQRHYRHGGHEMDGCDLAFQIIKKGIQRLNSQGHLFLYTGVPIHQSGNRFLQCLEELMAQQKNISWFYEEIDPDIFGEELEQPSYQHIERIALALVKIKRVICQY; encoded by the coding sequence ATGAACCAGATCTTAGATATACAAACCAGCCAACAACAGGCTTTACTGTATTTATTAACTTTCTTAAAACAGCATAATTATCAGTTTACTACTATCACCCCTTTGTCCCATCAGCGCATCCTCAACCGTAAACGTCATCAAGCGTCTCAAGAAATGACCTTGCGAGATATTTTTGGCTGGAATCTGCCTTTTCAAAAAACTGATCTTGATTCAGAACTTTTTGCAATTTTGGATCAGCACTTTCTCTTGCAAAAACAGGGAGAACATTATTCGAGTTTAGTCCGGGTTTCTTCACTCGAAGATGATCTTTTTATCCATTCTGCTTTTCCAACAGTTGAACAAGATGCGGTATTTTTTGGTCCGGATACCTATCGCTTTGCCTATCATTTAAAACAATATTTAGCCAGCCAATCACGACCATTTAAACGGGCTGTAGAATTATGTTGTGGGACTTCAGCAGCTGCCGTAGCAATTGCCAAAAAATTTCCAAACTATAATGAATTAATTGTGGCTGACTTGAATCCTAAGGCACTGAACTATAGCCAAATGAATATCAATTTTGCTGGCTTAAAAAATATTTATCCAGTCCAAAGTAATTTATTCTCAAATATTGAAGGAAAGTTTGACCTGATTTTTGTCAATCCTCCTTATCTGATTGATCCGCAGCAACGTCATTATCGGCATGGTGGTCATGAAATGGATGGTTGTGATTTGGCTTTTCAGATTATCAAGAAAGGGATTCAACGCCTGAACTCTCAAGGGCATTTGTTTTTATATACTGGTGTTCCGATCCACCAATCTGGCAACCGCTTTTTGCAATGTTTAGAAGAATTAATGGCACAACAGAAAAATATCAGCTGGTTTTATGAAGAAATTGATCCGGATATCTTTGGGGAAGAGTTAGAACAACCAAGTTATCAGCATATAGAAAGGATTGCTTTGGCGTTGGTGAAAATAAAAAGAGTGATCTGTCAATATTAA
- a CDS encoding DUF817 family protein, which yields MINLFKSGLEFSFKAASAALFGILLLLAFAVSASMGSELFYGFYRYDYLLFYALIIQVILLYAKLESWAEARVIALFHILAMGMEIFLTHPAIASWQYPQPAIFKILTVPLFAGFMYSAVGSFFARSLRLFQVSFERLPSFTNMLALAVLSYINFMSKFFIPDYRIILFIWSVIIFWNTRIRFQLNQHTFQLPMLPVLALLAFIIWIAENISTFYQIWLYPSQVEKWHMVGWAKLGSWYLLLLLSLVLVMKILGIRDQQGNWKLKS from the coding sequence TTGATCAACCTATTCAAATCAGGGTTGGAATTTTCATTTAAGGCAGCTTCGGCTGCCTTATTTGGGATTCTGCTTCTGCTGGCTTTTGCGGTTAGTGCTTCGATGGGGAGTGAGCTGTTTTATGGTTTCTACCGTTATGACTATCTGCTGTTTTATGCGCTGATCATTCAGGTCATTTTACTCTATGCCAAATTAGAATCTTGGGCAGAAGCTCGGGTAATTGCACTATTCCATATTCTGGCGATGGGTATGGAAATTTTCCTGACCCATCCGGCAATCGCTTCCTGGCAATATCCGCAACCAGCGATCTTCAAGATTTTGACCGTGCCGTTGTTTGCTGGTTTTATGTATTCAGCTGTCGGCAGCTTCTTTGCCCGTTCATTACGTTTATTTCAGGTGTCTTTTGAACGACTGCCAAGCTTTACCAATATGCTGGCATTGGCAGTGTTGTCTTATATCAACTTCATGAGCAAGTTTTTTATTCCGGATTACCGCATCATTCTCTTTATATGGAGTGTGATAATTTTCTGGAACACCCGTATCCGTTTTCAGTTGAATCAGCATACCTTTCAATTACCAATGTTACCTGTATTAGCATTACTGGCTTTTATTATCTGGATTGCGGAAAACATTAGTACTTTCTATCAGATCTGGCTCTATCCAAGTCAGGTAGAGAAATGGCATATGGTCGGTTGGGCCAAACTGGGTTCCTGGTATCTGCTGTTATTGTTAAGTCTGGTATTAGTAATGAAGATTTTAGGTATTCGTGATCAGCAAGGAAACTGGAAGCTGAAAAGCTAA
- a CDS encoding IS3 family transposase (programmed frameshift), with translation MEHKREQRVKRTQRDYSFAFKMMVVHEVEKGQITYKQAQAKYGIQGRSTVLVWLRKHGQQDWTSNMPTSSKRQLTPQQRIRQLEKQLAAEKLKTEFIQDVIYHIDKECGTDLGKKVYRARFKDWQSQRRLSVSRYCQWLGITRQAYYQAEKRAQMTAQATEQILELVMEYRCLMPSIGTRKLYWLIKGKLLQRGLKCGWDQLFKILKENNLLIRPKRRYTKTTDSKHWMKKHPNLLKDYSAVQANEVFVSDITYVESAEGVHYLSLVTDAYTRQIKGYKLSNDMRAENVVQALHMAMQQATDRATRMIHHSDRGAQYCSELYQSALRHYGICPSMTDGKDCYQNALAERINGILKQEFLTTRCQTMKELDHLIAESIMIYNCYRPHLSLNMNTPNQMYEQTKTELIA, from the exons ATGGAACATAAACGAGAACAACGAGTTAAACGTACACAACGTGACTATAGCTTTGCCTTTAAAATGATGGTGGTACATGAAGTAGAAAAAGGGCAAATTACTTATAAGCAAGCTCAGGCAAAATATGGTATTCAAGGAAGATCAACTGTGCTGGTATGGTTACGCAAGCACGGACAACAGGACTGGACTTCGAATATGCCGACTTCTTCTAAACGCCAATTGACACCCCAACAACGAATCCGCCAATTAGAAAAGCAGTTAGCCGCAGAAAAGCTTAAAACTGAATTTATTCAGGATGTGATTTATCACATTGATAAAGAATGTGGGACTGATCTTG GGAAAAAAGTATACCGAGCACGTTTCAAAGATTGGCAAAGCCAAAGAAGACTAAGCGTTTCACGTTATTGTCAGTGGTTGGGAATCACCCGACAAGCTTATTATCAAGCAGAAAAACGTGCTCAAATGACTGCACAAGCAACTGAACAAATACTTGAGTTGGTTATGGAATATCGCTGTCTCATGCCAAGTATCGGAACACGTAAGCTGTATTGGCTTATTAAAGGCAAATTGTTGCAACGTGGTTTAAAGTGTGGATGGGATCAGTTATTTAAAATATTGAAAGAAAATAACTTATTGATTCGCCCTAAGCGTCGCTATACAAAAACTACGGATAGCAAGCATTGGATGAAGAAGCATCCAAATTTATTAAAGGATTATTCAGCAGTGCAAGCCAATGAAGTCTTTGTTAGTGATATTACCTATGTTGAGAGTGCTGAAGGTGTGCATTATTTATCCTTGGTGACAGATGCTTATACCCGACAGATTAAAGGTTATAAGTTATCGAATGATATGCGTGCGGAGAATGTTGTGCAGGCTCTACATATGGCGATGCAGCAAGCGACAGATCGAGCGACTAGGATGATTCATCATTCAGATAGAGGTGCTCAATATTGCTCTGAGCTATATCAATCGGCATTGCGCCATTATGGGATATGTCCTTCCATGACAGATGGCAAGGACTGTTATCAGAATGCATTAGCAGAGCGAATTAATGGAATATTAAAGCAGGAGTTTTTAACCACGCGATGTCAAACCATGAAGGAGTTAGATCACTTAATTGCGGAATCTATCATGATTTACAATTGTTATAGACCGCATTTAAGTTTAAATATGAACACCCCGAATCAGATGTATGAGCAAACAAAAACCGAGCTAATTGCTTAA
- a CDS encoding FAD-dependent oxidoreductase, translating into MTTTRYANILKPLHLGFTTIKNRVVMGSMHTGLEDRFYNYPKLAAYFGERAKGGVGLLITGGISPNRQGWLLPAGGTMNSLGDVAPHRLVTHAVHKHGAKILLQILHAGRYGYQPFVVSASPIKSPISPFKPRQLSEKQILDTIQDYVKTANLAKKAGYDGVEIMGSEGYLINQFLSRHVNQRTDRWGGSIENRMRFPVEIVKAIRAEIGEKFIICFRLSILDLVHDGNTMDEVITVAKALEKAGITLLNTGIGWHEARIPTIVTSVPRAAFVDYTAEVKKNVSVPVIASNRINMPETAEEILASGQADMVQMARPLLADAFWVNKTATNRVDEINTCIACNQACLDHTFKNKRVTCLVNPRAGYETELVYVKTKKPKRIAVVGGGVAGMSAATVAAGRGHDVTLFEATNDVGGQFNLAKVIPGKEEFHETIRYFKVQLEKNKVEVRLNTQVNREQLEREGFDEVIIATGVIPRALTIPGSDAPQVLSYVEVLNGANVGNRVAVIGAGGIGFDVSEFLLKPPHQPQPQPLDDWKREWGVDPNPHYISEGGFQPAKIEPPVREIYLLQRKTTPLGAGLGKTTGWVHRAQLKKHGVRMLRGVQYKAITDEGLWVEVDGHDQLLRVDTIVVCAGQESVKDLMPAEGQKTLANYHIIGGAKLAAELDAKRAIREGAELAASL; encoded by the coding sequence ATGACAACGACTCGTTATGCGAATATTTTAAAACCGCTTCATCTGGGGTTTACCACGATCAAGAATCGGGTAGTGATGGGGTCGATGCATACCGGGCTGGAAGATCGTTTTTATAATTACCCGAAACTGGCGGCCTATTTTGGGGAGCGCGCCAAAGGGGGCGTAGGCCTGCTCATTACAGGGGGGATTTCCCCAAACCGTCAGGGCTGGTTGTTGCCTGCCGGTGGAACCATGAATTCGCTGGGTGATGTTGCACCGCACCGGCTGGTGACGCATGCTGTACATAAGCATGGCGCGAAAATATTATTACAGATCCTGCATGCCGGTCGTTATGGCTACCAACCTTTTGTAGTCTCTGCGAGTCCAATTAAATCGCCGATTTCTCCTTTCAAGCCACGTCAGCTTTCCGAAAAACAGATTCTCGACACCATTCAGGATTATGTGAAAACCGCCAATCTAGCGAAAAAAGCCGGTTATGATGGCGTGGAAATTATGGGTTCAGAAGGCTATTTGATTAACCAGTTCCTGAGCCGGCATGTCAATCAGCGCACTGACCGCTGGGGTGGTTCGATTGAAAATCGCATGCGCTTTCCGGTAGAGATTGTCAAAGCCATTCGTGCCGAGATTGGTGAGAAATTTATTATCTGCTTCCGTTTGTCCATACTGGATTTGGTGCATGATGGCAATACCATGGATGAAGTCATTACCGTTGCGAAAGCACTGGAAAAAGCTGGGATTACCTTGCTGAATACCGGGATTGGCTGGCATGAAGCACGAATTCCAACCATTGTCACTTCTGTACCGCGTGCCGCATTTGTGGATTACACCGCAGAAGTGAAGAAAAATGTCTCTGTTCCTGTGATTGCATCCAACCGAATTAATATGCCGGAAACGGCTGAGGAAATTCTGGCTTCCGGTCAGGCAGATATGGTACAGATGGCACGTCCATTACTGGCTGATGCATTCTGGGTTAATAAAACTGCGACCAATCGTGTTGATGAGATTAATACCTGTATCGCCTGTAACCAGGCTTGTCTCGATCATACCTTTAAAAATAAACGCGTGACCTGTCTGGTCAATCCGCGTGCCGGTTATGAAACTGAACTGGTCTATGTCAAAACCAAAAAGCCAAAACGCATCGCCGTTGTCGGTGGTGGAGTTGCAGGCATGTCAGCAGCAACAGTCGCTGCAGGGCGTGGTCATGATGTCACTTTGTTTGAAGCGACCAATGATGTTGGCGGACAGTTTAATCTGGCGAAAGTGATTCCAGGCAAAGAAGAGTTTCACGAAACGATTCGCTATTTCAAAGTTCAGCTGGAAAAGAACAAGGTTGAAGTCCGTCTAAATACCCAGGTCAATCGTGAACAGCTGGAACGTGAAGGTTTTGATGAAGTGATTATTGCCACTGGCGTGATTCCACGTGCTCTCACAATTCCAGGCAGTGATGCGCCACAAGTACTTTCTTATGTAGAAGTGTTGAATGGTGCCAATGTTGGTAATCGTGTCGCAGTGATCGGTGCGGGTGGAATTGGATTTGATGTATCAGAGTTCTTACTTAAACCTCCACACCAGCCGCAGCCACAACCTCTGGATGACTGGAAACGAGAATGGGGGGTAGATCCCAATCCGCATTACATTAGTGAGGGAGGTTTTCAACCTGCTAAAATTGAGCCACCAGTTCGGGAAATCTATCTGCTGCAACGTAAGACTACACCGCTCGGTGCAGGTCTGGGTAAAACCACAGGCTGGGTGCATCGTGCTCAGTTGAAAAAACATGGCGTACGTATGCTGCGTGGTGTGCAGTATAAAGCGATTACTGATGAAGGTTTATGGGTGGAAGTGGATGGTCATGACCAGTTGCTGCGTGTCGATACTATCGTAGTCTGTGCCGGACAGGAGTCAGTCAAAGATCTAATGCCTGCAGAAGGGCAGAAAACTTTGGCCAATTACCATATTATTGGTGGTGCTAAACTGGCTGCGGAACTGGACGCCAAGCGTGCGATTCGTGAAGGGGCAGAATTGGCAGCCAGTTTGTAA
- the hemE gene encoding uroporphyrinogen decarboxylase, which translates to MTTLKNDRFLRALLREPVDTTPVWMMRQAGRYLPEYRETRAKAGDFLSLCKNTDFACEVTLQPLRRYELDAAILFSDILTVPDALGLGLYFEAGEGPKFHKTVRTEQDVANLPKFNAKADLDYVMNAVSTIRSALGGQVPLIGFSGSPWTLATYMVEGGSSKEFRFTKQMMYSQPEVLHALLERLADAVTEYLNAQIDAGAQAVQIFDSWGGALAHREYIEFSLNYMQKIVAGLQREKDGRKVPVILFTKGGGQWLEPMVATGADAFGLDWTTPLNVARQTVAGRAALQGNLDPATLYGSPEAIAKATKLMLDDAYANGEKTGYVANLGHGITQWVDPANPKVFIDTVHEYSAKYL; encoded by the coding sequence ATGACGACCTTAAAAAATGATCGTTTTCTGCGTGCATTGTTACGTGAGCCTGTAGATACCACGCCAGTATGGATGATGCGTCAGGCGGGTCGTTATTTACCAGAATATCGCGAAACTCGGGCCAAAGCAGGGGATTTTCTGTCACTTTGCAAAAATACTGACTTTGCCTGTGAAGTGACCCTGCAGCCTTTACGCCGTTATGAGCTGGATGCTGCGATTCTGTTCTCGGATATTTTAACCGTTCCGGATGCTTTAGGACTAGGCCTCTATTTTGAAGCAGGTGAAGGGCCAAAGTTCCACAAAACTGTGCGTACCGAGCAGGATGTGGCGAATTTACCTAAGTTTAATGCCAAAGCCGATCTGGACTATGTTATGAATGCAGTCTCTACGATTCGTTCTGCTTTAGGTGGTCAGGTACCTTTGATTGGTTTCTCGGGTAGTCCTTGGACATTGGCAACCTATATGGTGGAAGGTGGATCGAGCAAGGAATTCCGTTTTACCAAACAGATGATGTATTCTCAGCCAGAAGTGCTGCATGCCTTGCTGGAACGTCTGGCGGATGCGGTAACTGAATACCTGAATGCGCAGATTGATGCCGGTGCTCAAGCCGTGCAGATTTTTGACAGCTGGGGTGGGGCACTGGCTCATCGTGAATATATTGAATTTTCACTCAATTATATGCAAAAAATCGTGGCAGGTTTGCAGCGTGAAAAAGACGGTCGCAAGGTACCAGTGATTCTGTTTACCAAAGGTGGTGGGCAATGGCTTGAGCCAATGGTGGCGACTGGCGCAGATGCTTTTGGACTGGATTGGACCACCCCACTCAATGTTGCCCGACAGACCGTGGCGGGTCGTGCAGCGCTGCAAGGTAACTTGGATCCAGCAACGCTGTATGGTTCACCTGAAGCGATTGCCAAAGCGACCAAGCTGATGCTAGACGATGCTTACGCGAATGGTGAAAAAACCGGTTATGTGGCAAACCTCGGCCATGGTATTACCCAATGGGTCGATCCGGCAAACCCTAAAGTGTTTATTGATACCGTGCATGAGTACAGTGCCAAATATCTTTAG